From one Verrucomicrobiota bacterium genomic stretch:
- the sctV gene encoding type III secretion system export apparatus subunit SctV: MSFQTKFSQLLASFSKYNDVFLACVVVAVILLMICPVPAFIFDALLALNLSMSIGLLMLSLYIPRVLCISTFPSILLFTTMFRLALNITSTRMILLTADAGEIIFTFGNFVVAGNFVVGAVIFGILLVVQFVVITKGAERVSEVSARFTLDAMPGKQMSIDADLRAGSIDTEQAKQKRSELEQENQLYGAMDGAMKFVKGDTIAGLIMTAINIVAGLVIGVFQKGMEPAKAIQTYAILTIGDGLVSTLPSLLISITAGVIVTRVSSTDAKPLGNDIGKQLLSRPKALMISGCMIVGFMLMPGFPKLPFLVYGVLVFLAGRSLMQSGGADKSAPSIAKVPKNTGLPSDLAPDKPTFKEDKGEFSVTVPLLLDVATSIEESVDPMVLNDQLIQVRKALYYDLGVPFPGIHLRFNENLTDGMYQILLQEVPVSQGRILKGNVLVRETKESLGILNIPYQEEKAFLPNIPALWVSRDLIPQMDKASINYMTSPQILTYHLSFILKKYAAEFIGLQETRFILENFEKNFPELVKEVQRVLPVQKIGEVLQRLVQEDISIRNLRLIMQCLIDWGQKEKEPILLADYVRTSLKRYISYKYSGGQNILAVYLLDPAVEDVIRKSIRQTSAGSYLALEPNTAKKIVSAVKEAVGDFSQETNRPVLLTSMDIRRYVRKLIELELYELPVLSHQELTEEITIQPLGKISIS, from the coding sequence GTGAGCTTCCAAACTAAATTTAGTCAGCTATTAGCGTCGTTTTCGAAGTACAATGACGTCTTTTTAGCCTGTGTTGTCGTCGCGGTTATCTTGTTGATGATCTGTCCGGTCCCGGCGTTTATTTTCGACGCACTGCTGGCGCTCAACTTATCGATGAGTATCGGACTTCTAATGCTCTCGCTCTACATCCCGCGGGTGCTGTGTATTTCGACATTCCCCAGTATTCTATTGTTTACGACGATGTTCCGGTTGGCGCTGAACATTACGAGTACACGTATGATTTTGCTGACAGCGGATGCGGGTGAGATTATTTTCACATTCGGAAACTTCGTCGTTGCGGGTAACTTCGTTGTCGGTGCGGTTATTTTCGGTATTTTGCTGGTTGTCCAGTTTGTCGTTATTACCAAGGGTGCGGAACGTGTCTCGGAGGTCTCAGCGCGTTTTACCTTGGATGCGATGCCGGGTAAGCAGATGAGTATCGATGCCGACTTGCGGGCAGGGAGTATTGATACGGAGCAGGCGAAACAGAAGCGTTCGGAGCTCGAGCAGGAAAACCAGCTCTACGGAGCGATGGATGGTGCGATGAAGTTCGTTAAGGGAGATACGATTGCGGGTCTCATCATGACCGCTATTAACATCGTCGCGGGGTTGGTTATTGGTGTCTTTCAAAAGGGAATGGAACCGGCGAAGGCGATCCAAACCTATGCAATTCTGACGATTGGTGATGGTCTCGTATCTACATTACCTTCATTGCTTATTTCCATTACGGCGGGTGTTATCGTCACACGTGTAAGTTCGACAGATGCCAAACCGCTCGGTAACGATATCGGTAAGCAGCTCTTATCGCGGCCGAAGGCGCTTATGATTTCGGGATGTATGATTGTTGGGTTCATGTTGATGCCAGGATTCCCAAAATTACCCTTCTTAGTATACGGTGTGCTCGTTTTCCTTGCGGGGAGATCTCTGATGCAATCCGGAGGTGCCGATAAGAGTGCCCCAAGCATTGCCAAGGTTCCCAAGAATACCGGGCTACCATCTGATTTAGCTCCGGATAAACCGACCTTTAAGGAAGATAAAGGGGAATTTTCGGTTACGGTACCGCTCTTATTGGATGTGGCGACGTCAATCGAAGAATCGGTTGACCCGATGGTTTTGAACGACCAACTCATACAGGTCCGTAAAGCACTTTATTATGATTTAGGAGTTCCATTCCCAGGTATTCACCTTCGGTTTAATGAAAACCTAACAGACGGAATGTATCAGATTCTGTTGCAAGAAGTGCCGGTTTCGCAGGGACGGATTTTAAAGGGCAATGTTTTGGTACGTGAAACAAAGGAGAGCCTTGGGATTCTCAATATCCCGTATCAGGAAGAAAAAGCATTTTTGCCCAATATTCCCGCATTGTGGGTTTCGCGGGATCTCATTCCGCAGATGGATAAGGCGAGCATTAATTATATGACATCCCCACAAATTTTGACGTACCACCTCTCTTTCATTCTTAAAAAATACGCGGCAGAGTTTATCGGTCTCCAGGAGACGCGGTTTATCCTCGAGAATTTCGAAAAGAATTTCCCCGAGTTGGTCAAAGAAGTCCAGCGTGTGTTGCCGGTCCAAAAGATTGGTGAGGTACTCCAGCGTCTGGTACAGGAAGATATTTCTATCCGGAATCTGCGCCTAATTATGCAGTGCTTAATTGATTGGGGACAGAAAGAAAAAGAGCCGATTTTGTTAGCGGATTATGTACGTACGAGCTTGAAGCGCTATATCAGCTATAAATACAGCGGCGGTCAAAATATTTTGGCGGTTTACCTATTAGATCCGGCGGTTGAAGATGTGATCCGGAAATCCATCCGTCAGACATCGGCGGGGAGCTACTTAGCGCTCGAACCCAATACTGCGAAAAAGATTGTGAGTGCGGTTAAAGAGGCCGTTGGAGATTTCTCTCAGGAAACGAACCGACCGGTACTGTTGACGTCGATGGATATCCGACGGTATGTGCGGAAACTGATCGAGCTCGAACTCTACGAATTACCAGTCTTGTCGCACCAAGAGCTGACGGAGGAGATCACGATTCAACCACTCGGGAAAATTTCGATATCATGA
- the accD gene encoding acetyl-CoA carboxylase, carboxyltransferase subunit beta yields the protein MPFFHKPKSPENANHTKRNDIPKDVWIKCPISGEMVYSKELANNWMVIPKSGYHFPLSARERIRLLADAGSFNETNAPLLSTPFLGFNSTISYADKLLNAQSKSGLNDAVVTGTATIHGISLGLAVMDFNFMGGSMGSVVGEKITRVIELAIKKKIPVVIVSTSGGARMFEGIVSLMQMAKTSLALAKLAEAKLPFISVLTNPTMAGVMASFASLGDVIIAEPGALIGFAGPRVIEETTRQKLPKGFQTAEFLLKHGLIDQIVPRLEMKSRLALLLRSMYR from the coding sequence ATGCCATTTTTTCATAAACCGAAATCGCCGGAGAATGCTAACCATACAAAACGTAACGACATCCCCAAGGATGTATGGATTAAGTGCCCGATTTCGGGCGAAATGGTTTATTCTAAGGAGCTGGCAAATAATTGGATGGTCATTCCTAAGAGTGGATACCATTTCCCGCTTTCAGCGCGTGAGCGTATTCGCCTTCTTGCGGACGCTGGCTCGTTTAACGAGACCAATGCGCCGCTATTATCGACGCCGTTTCTGGGTTTTAACAGCACCATTTCCTACGCCGACAAGCTTTTGAATGCTCAAAGTAAAAGTGGACTCAACGATGCAGTTGTTACAGGGACAGCGACAATTCATGGGATCTCACTGGGACTCGCAGTTATGGATTTTAACTTCATGGGCGGCAGTATGGGATCTGTTGTGGGGGAAAAAATAACACGTGTAATCGAGCTCGCCATTAAGAAAAAAATTCCCGTCGTCATCGTTTCAACTTCGGGAGGTGCCCGTATGTTTGAGGGCATTGTTAGCCTCATGCAAATGGCCAAAACCTCTCTCGCCCTTGCCAAGCTCGCGGAAGCCAAGTTACCATTTATTTCCGTGCTGACCAATCCAACAATGGCAGGTGTTATGGCGAGTTTCGCGTCCTTAGGGGATGTCATCATTGCTGAACCAGGTGCATTGATTGGATTCGCGGGGCCGCGTGTTATCGAGGAGACTACACGGCAAAAACTCCCAAAAGGGTTTCAAACGGCTGAATTTTTACTGAAACACGGCCTTATCGACCAGATCGTGCCACGTCTGGAGATGAAATCGAGACTTGCCCTTCTCCTGCGTTCCATGTATCGCTAA
- a CDS encoding Mur ligase family protein, protein MEAGNFEDILHFLYRRPNPHSGKWRLDRVIRLFKRLEIRQPPYKIVHVAGTNGKGSTSAMLESIYRHGGYKTGLFTSPHLVSLLERIQIDGHLISKEDFVQTFQTVHTIAENLEQEKPEDAITFFEYMTAIALRYFLEKKVDVAVIEVGLGGRLDPTNALKNTSCSIITTIAFDHEKTLGHTLSAIAREKAGIIKTNGLVVTGRNIQGKVLETIQDVAQARHAALYSSPSNHLLNATTADYQNYNASTAQTVAELLNDKGILPIPNAKILKGIQQFRWPGRWQKIVYQGKTVTFDGAHNEEGAYAVAREIQNLPKPPILIFGSNTVQRAQKMLAILSPICKKPISPRVHFMSTKPCVP, encoded by the coding sequence GTGGAAGCCGGCAATTTTGAAGATATTTTGCATTTCCTTTATCGTCGTCCCAATCCACACAGTGGGAAGTGGAGACTCGATCGCGTTATAAGACTTTTCAAGCGGCTCGAAATACGTCAGCCACCCTACAAAATTGTTCATGTTGCGGGGACTAACGGTAAGGGATCGACATCGGCAATGCTGGAGTCCATCTACCGCCATGGTGGGTACAAAACAGGGCTCTTCACCTCTCCTCATCTTGTCTCACTACTAGAACGCATTCAAATCGATGGACATCTCATATCCAAAGAAGATTTTGTTCAAACATTCCAAACCGTTCATACGATAGCGGAAAACCTAGAACAGGAGAAGCCTGAAGACGCCATCACATTTTTCGAATACATGACGGCAATCGCTCTACGTTATTTTCTCGAAAAGAAAGTCGATGTTGCTGTTATCGAAGTGGGTCTCGGTGGACGCCTTGACCCTACCAATGCCCTTAAAAACACGTCTTGTTCGATAATCACAACAATCGCCTTTGACCACGAGAAAACCCTGGGACACACCCTCTCCGCAATTGCCCGCGAAAAGGCAGGAATCATTAAAACCAACGGGCTTGTCGTAACAGGCCGCAATATTCAAGGCAAAGTACTTGAAACGATCCAAGATGTCGCGCAAGCGCGGCATGCAGCACTCTACTCCTCTCCCAGTAATCACCTGCTCAATGCAACGACAGCGGACTACCAAAATTACAACGCATCAACGGCACAAACCGTTGCGGAGTTACTGAATGATAAAGGGATTTTACCCATTCCGAATGCGAAGATTTTGAAAGGTATTCAACAATTTCGTTGGCCCGGACGCTGGCAAAAAATCGTTTACCAGGGCAAAACTGTCACCTTCGATGGCGCTCATAATGAAGAAGGTGCCTACGCCGTTGCTCGCGAGATACAAAACCTCCCGAAACCGCCCATTTTAATTTTTGGGTCCAATACTGTTCAACGTGCACAAAAGATGCTTGCGATATTATCACCAATTTGTAAAAAACCTATTTCACCCAGAGTACATTTTATGTCCACCAAGCCCTGCGTTCCCTGA